GACTATATGATGAATCATCCATctatgttaaaaaaattcatgacaGGTTCAATCCTACTACTGGCAATCAATCCAACTGAAGCCAAAGTTTGCAATAAGATTTGTTACGGAGCAGCTGCTTATATGACTTGCCCTTCTTCAGGCAGTACGCAGCTTGATCCAGTCTGCAATTGTTGCTTAGCTCCGGCCCTGGGCTGCACCCTTTACGAATCTGATGGAACTCCAATCTGTACCAGTACTTGAATATGcttggaaatatatatatatatatatatatatatatatatatatataggtgtgcctataaataaataattatggtTTCCCCTTACCTAGCATATTAATGCTGccagtaataataataataataaacagaCTTCGATGTCTGAGTTTCATATTTGCTTCCATCAAGGGCATGCTGATAATTCTGACATTTATTCTACGTAGTTACTTGTGGAAATAGTAAAGGGAATTAAATTATCAGTCaattatattgattataaAGGCTTAAAATTAAGAAGGATCTCCTCCTTACAATCAGTGGGATTTTAACACTTGTTAAATTCAAGCAACATTGACAAAAtttcatgaaaaaagaaaaaagaaaactaaaaaaaatgtaacatGTGTCAAAACCACATTGGTTATGAGGAGGAGATCCTCCTCAATTTTAAAGAGCCGAGCTTTTTCCTTATTGCTTGATATATTGCACATGAAATCTAGTCTCTCCATCCCCATTGGTAAAAAATTTACCATTCATATCCACTCTAGagtaaaaatttaaaaatgactCCATGACTCCATGTCTCCATGTTGGTAATGTAAAGATCAAAATCTATAAAAAGAAACTACATAAAATAGTTCATTACAGATGTggttgtgggagcaaataatTTCAAGACCACTCCAGTGACGTCACatggaaattaaaataaggGTCAAACTTGTCTCAGATCACATTAATTATGTTGATTAAATACTcatttaattagttaattaatggGGTCTAAAATAAAGCTTATCTCCATAAATCAAGCAAAATTGGTtgaattcaatttttcatgttcttATCCATCTCCTTTGTCAAAGGGATAATTCCTTGAATAAAGGAATTATTCTCCCTTAATAATTCAACAGATTACAAGATATTTCGCTTATTTACAGCCAAGAAAAATACACCAAAAAGGtaatcaattccaaaatcaaCAATTGGTCGATTAAGATCAATTTCGATTGCCACCTATTGCTTAGTGCctgtttggcattgcttatttggggtgataagtgattttattttaaaatttgggaagcccaacccgtttggtaaactataaaaaaattacttattgttaaaaattgatgtAAGAGAAAGTTATAAAGGAAAGTATCTAATAAGGTGCTTTCATTTCTGATTATGCGGGAATCATTTAAAAAGAGAcgctgggtttaatgattatgcgagAATCAGTatcaacaacacttttaataAAAGTTAACTAAAAACCAAACTGCTTTATCTCATaactgatttctctcacatcaAATTTGAATAGAGAAATTATGAAATCCTTATGcaggtttaatgattatgcgggCCGATCTGTTTACTTGCTTTCActgtttttatttacttttactgCCCATTCCATTATATTAGAGAAATTACGAAGCCCTTATTTGTCTTaaggcatagaaaagaatctCAATTGAATAGTTTATCATTTAGTTTACAATCTTTTGATTAGAATCAGTTTACTTGGTGTgcaaaactttttatttatttatactagACTTTCGCACTTACTTTCGTGCTTGCgagaggatttttttttaaaattaaaatttattttataattaaaaaagataatgggtagttgtattccataaaaatagaatccattatctgaattttcttttaatttaaatttttttaaatatgaaaaagtgtaaatttatcatattatcctcatttaattaacaatttcaattcttaatatttacATTAACCAAAgacattttctagtattttgaatatttcaccattcccttctttttactttatatagATTTCCAtctattaaaattaattatttattaataatgGCACGCGCGCAATTCACGTTTTTCCCAAAGTCTGCTGTTGGGCTTTGTTAACATTTTCAGAGTAAACAATtgctttgttaaaaaaaataaaaattagtgaTTATCTAATGTGAGTGCGTAATTGATAATCATTTCCCTCCATTGCAATTCCATTTAGCCATTCAACTGTTTATTAATTCCACCGTTCAACCCATACGTATGTATGTATACCCTCCAGTATTTAACACTATAAACTAAATATTATTGTTAAAGTCATACATAATACCTAGCtcatttgaattcaaaaagCTCTCTGACTTTTTGGACTTCGATTATATTGGTGtgttcagaccaaaaaaattaacttgATTCCCCGTAGGAGATGAAAgattcttgtttattttttatttctaataaCTGGTATAAGTAGGCCAAGGTCTACACCCTCTCCAAACTCATAGCAAAGGATGGCTAGAGACAAGAATATTGGTCCAATGGTTCTTCTCCTTGTTTTTGGTATGATCTCACATCCTTCTTCAACTATTGTTCCTATTCTTCTCCTTATATCCTACTATTTTGTGAGGACTAAAAGGAGTAAGTGTTTTTCATGACTAATTCATCTTCTAATACCTTTATTCTGGACAAAATTTTACATCCATCTTTTCCAACATATCCTAAAAATTATCCAATTCAATCCTAGGCACCAAAACGTAGGCTAAGAGTTCATGCATGCTGCCTTTATCATATTTATAGAATCACTTTTGGGGGGTAAAATCGTCCCCGGCGATAACATGTTTCAAGTTTTATGAGTGGTTTTTtcttgattatgatgataCTATGCAGGTTCAATCCTACTGGGAATCAATCCAAGCACAGCCAAAATTTGCCCTCAGTATTGTACGGACCAGGCAGGTTATATGACCTGTCCATCTTCAGGCAATACGCAGCTTTCACCATCTTGCAATTGTTGCTTAGCTCCGGCAGGCTGCACCCTTTACAGAGCTGACGGAACCTCAATCTGTACTGGTACTTAAAATGAGTGAGCATGGGGCATGCCTTGTATGatataaataattatggtTTGCCATGAATGGTTTTTAAGTGGCAATATCCATGCTGCTACTGATGAAGAATAATATGGGATCATAATAAATGGGCTTTCCTTCACGCCTAATGCTTCcactaatatatatttgcttcCTCTGAGACTGGTAACAAgttgtcaaaaacaaaacgtTAGTAACAACTcacttctttttatttgttagaATGTACACATTcaactaaaaattaattagCAATATAATTATAGAAGCTTTAGATCTTTTAAAGCACTAACCAAAGCTTTAGATCTTTTAAAGCACTAACCAAAGCATTCTTAATCGTGAGATACTCGTGCTTCACATATGGCATTTCCTCATCCTAACatgttttcaatttatatTAAGTGAGGAGCATGTGTGACTCTCGAACCTAACACGTGAATCCATGAGTGTAAGTCTTACATCCAGCCTTGAGattctttcaaatttcaaagatTGCAACTAAGATGGAAAAATCGCAATGAAATTGTGTAGTTTTgaactcaaaaaatgaaattcgATAGTTATGTTGGCAATATTCGGAGCAAGCATTAGGCATTATTATGactatattttttatgcatGCAGCATGGAGTCTTTCCTCTTGGTGCATGCTGCATATCCTGCATGAATCTTCCACTTTGATATGGCTTAGAATTTTACATAATTTTTGACTTTCCTGAAATAGGGCAGAGCGGTCCATTATACATGGAGGCCCTGTGCGAAAAGAGCTGATGAGGCCCTATATGTATAagtaaaataacaaattttcaatttttttttagggatAGAGATTAACGTGATTTATTAGGTTTCTTGCAATCATATAATGGCTAATTCCAAATGCAACacataatttctaaattctaatATGAGAGAGGCAGATGTGGTGGAGGAGCACACATAGCACGCTTTTTGCCTTGCCAAAGAGTAaagaagaatttttttaatttttttttggatgggAGAGTCAAGAAGAAGTTGGGAAGAAGTGAATTTGGGGCCAAATGAAAGAAGAAGCAATTTGGGAATAGCAAAGAGAGCATGCCGCATGCACGCATGACTCAcgagtattttttttaatttgttaatgCTTGGAACAAAAATCTGCACGTTAGGAATGAAAAATAACGTTTTGGAATAAAAATTTGCTTAGAACGAAAAGTAgcagaaaatataatataatgctggacttttaaaaatatttggaGGCCTTGTGCAGTCGCACAGCCCGTACATGCCATGGGCCGCCTCTAAAATAGGATAACGGTTAATTATCAGATAATCGTTCAAGAATCAATCTAATCGGTTAGTCTTACATCAACAGCATCATATAAAATTCACTAATTGAAGTTTATAAGGAAATATATAGGGCAAAGTACAGTTAGTTGTgtaactttttctttcatcaaactctttttttatctttctcCTCTCTGTTCTGGTGTTAGTCCTCCTTGTCCACAGGTGGGGCAACCCTTTAGTCCGAATCCTTGGCAATCAAAACACCTAAATCCATGTGCATAACAAGCTCATTTATATGAGacaatataaaaaagatattttattgttctattcattaaatttttttttttatagaaaaagaaccaaactaattttttatattttagagCCAGAAATAACTTACTTCCATCGCTCAAAAATATTCCCattcttcttatttcttcCGGTTCCCTGAAAAGTAAGTAGGGGGTGAGATGATATAGTGGCATTGcgtccaaaacaaaaatgctaATAGCAGCCATTAAAACAAAAGCAGGGTTACGGATCTTGGATTTCAAAATGATGTGGGCGATTTATCTTAAGGGTGAGTTGTTAATTTTGAACTGGGCTAAACCTTAAACCTCATTCTTTGCCGATCTATTTGTgacgaaaaaagaagaagattaaattaaacagTTAGTACAAGGAGATGAAAATGAAGTGAAATTAAGAGAGCACCTTGCATCCTAGACATTCAATTGCACCTTTGCCTCCACAGGTTTCACACTTTTTCAAGAACTACACgagagaaaaagagtacaaGAATTAttgcataaatatatatgaaatataaCAACAAATCACCTAAGGTACTTAAATTCGAAGTTTGCTTTCGACCTTTTTTATGCGAATAATTTAGAAAATGTTCTtggtactcaattaattttcattttaaggCATTATATGttcatattataattatacTGTGGATTTAAAagcaattaattaattaaaacaatGAGCCATGAGCTCTAGGTAGAGTCAAAGAAGTGATTTATAGAATATAACTTCAAATCTTATTAtaactggaaaaaaaaagaaagaatgaaaaagagCATACAGAGTTGAATGAAAATCCTCCAGATTTTGCTGCAAAAACTGCAACTGCTCTGGGCCTCTTCTGCTCTATGCCTGTTATGGTTGAGGTAAGCTGAGGGCTAATTGGTACTGcaggatgaggatgaggagTCAAACTGTTGCAAGACATGGAAAGTCTGGTCATCAtatcttttcttcctttatcAAACCAAGAAGAAATGCATGAGATTTACTCTCCACACTTATAATCTTTTGGGTATCTCTTCTCCAAAGATATTATTGAGGTGGAATGAGTGAACTAGAAAAATTCTCACCACACCCACAAATTTTTatatgagatatttagtgatatacccatttttagcactaatattataaataaatcctacacaattgaattcctataaacaaacccaaaaaaaacccaaaaaatgatagctagccttatagcatttaatattgattattaaattactttgatgccctattgagtgctttgggtatttttatgagattttttgagcttgttttaagaaattgatggcagttttgtaatttataagaagttaaaagcttttttgttatgttgtaaatgggttttgggtgtgtttctaaagtccattttatataaggtatttttataatttggacccccatattgggtataatagtgaatctccctttttaTATTGATGGGTCCACTGTTCGGCCTTCCACAAGACAAGACAAGTAGGCCATTCAAATAATTACAAGTAATTATATAATTGGCAATCTTTGCTGGACATACTTCAATGGATAAGGGTTGTTGttttatgattaattttttttcttttattttgggcCTCAGTATATAGGGTTAGAAATGAATGTAACAATCATGACTGGAGCgcgccctttttttttttttttttttttttttcctttctcccAATTATAAGTACACAACTATTTTCTCTTTCCCAATTAGGGTGTGTGAATTGGAGATGTAACATATCTACACACCTATGAAATTGTCGTTCTAGTTGACCAAGAGATTGCAAAATCAATATCCTGCATTTGCTTATAACAAGAAATAATCATGGtctctcaaattcttttataGTTAATAAAATATGGAACaggaaaatatgaataaaatacatgcgtgttttatttggcaagttataattgaaaatttcagcCACTATATTagattttaatatatattattttcattcaataatatgtgaaatttatgtgtataatatgtgaattttgtgtgtattattgaaagttttgtaaaaaccacatgtattaaacatgaaaaatatgtacgtaCGTGTATTgtatatttactttttttttaaacgtgTATTTTACTGAGTCTTTAAGATGtgtacaaaaaacaaaagtattactgaaaaatacatatgtatgtgt
The window above is part of the Prunus dulcis chromosome 1, ALMONDv2, whole genome shotgun sequence genome. Proteins encoded here:
- the LOC117622826 gene encoding uncharacterized protein LOC117622826, with protein sequence MMTRLSMSCNSLTPHPHPAVPISPQLTSTITGIEQKRPRAVAVFAAKSGGFSFNSFLKKCETCGGKGAIECLGCKGTGRNKKNGNIFERWKCFDCQGFGLKGCPTCGQGGLTPEQRGER